One stretch of Arachis hypogaea cultivar Tifrunner chromosome 20, arahy.Tifrunner.gnm2.J5K5, whole genome shotgun sequence DNA includes these proteins:
- the LOC112783300 gene encoding protein SMAX1-LIKE 8 isoform X3 → MPTPVAAARQCLTPEAARALDEAVSVARRRGHAQTTSLHAISALLSLPSSSLLRDACCRARNSAYSPRLQFKALDLCLSVSLDRSPSSNPSTDPPVSNSLMAAIKRSQANQRRHPDTFHNQLLFQSNHSNNLQQTQQPFSVSSVKVELQHLVISILDDPVVSRVFAEAGFRSSEIKLAILRPLPQLFRYSRSRGPPVFLCNLPEQGRRGGFFGFPFSGRGDGGEEESFRRIGEVLVRSKGRNPVLLGACAGEAMRQFVEAVEKRREGVLPVELVGLRIVSGIREAEEVAEKGVGPGVVVNLGDLKGFVAEEENNGGEEGVLGELGRLLKVHSERVWLIGFAGSYESYLKFVGRFPFVEKDWDLQLLPITSLQSCQRPRSSLMDSFVPFGGFFSSPSDLKSPLPGCIPNLRHRQNSERCEQEVPAPKERFSSLAVEPCQSNYQPWLQIAEINAAKGLNTKGFSEANSCPNVMGFLCTKDKKKDAENRDSKVTDNSPVEVIDLNSEVPANLQILSTSLPTSSFSLAFKEMQGKHTSKPMFQKAEDLDSADLRSCNISNSSVCDGSEMSPTSVNSVTTDLGLGLCSSPTSNKFKKPIDEYSMGPPKQIGSQFSSNFNLADGNILKHMSQSSSCLSFDHVRQVDARNPKSLFEVLSKEVTWQDEALHAIVKAIVCSSTKRIRQCGAIQRGDLWMNFVGPDRHGKKKVAVALAEILYGSRDSFICMDLGSKEMRACNAVKFRGKTTLDFIVGEFCKKTLSVVFLENVDKADGVTQSSLLQAIRTGKITDSHGREIGLNNATFVTSFLNYKDSLTLTEEPSNYPEERILMAKRGAIKIKVEHAIGDIISNRLRDVMPNLIFVNKRKLIGDNEFHHDRHLISDVPKRAHIASNWLLDLNLPAEESESQQMDIENSKHVSTGNNQNIWLQDLCDQAYQTVVFKPFDFDALEDRVLKVIRSNFNKILGSECVLQIQSEVIDQLLAAAYVLDQDTVVKWVEQVLSEGFLEVQRRCNPTASSIVKLASYQDQALSVYLPPTILLD, encoded by the exons ATGCCAACCCCGGTGGCAGCAGCCCGGCAATGCCTAACACCAGAGGCTGCCCGCGCCCTCGACGAGGCGGTGTCCGTTGCCCGCCGTCGCGGCCACGCCCAAACCACCTCTCTCCACGCCATCTCCGCCCTCCTCTCCCTCCCCTCCTCCTCCCTCCTCCGCGACGCATGCTGCCGCGCCCGCAACTCCGCCTACTCGCCGCGCCTTCAGTTCAAGGCCCTCGACCTCTGCCTCTCCGTGTCCCTCGACCGCTCCCCTTCCTCCAACCCATCCACTGACCCGCCCGTCTCCAACTCCCTCATGGCAGCCATCAAGCGGTCTCAGGCCAATCAGCGCCGACACCCTGACACGTTCCATAACCAACTCTTGTTCCAAAGTAACCACTCTAACAACCTCCAACAAACTCAGCAACCGTTTTCTGTTTCGTCGGTTAAAGTTGAGCTGCAGCATTTGGTGATATCGATTCTTGATGACCCGGTTGTCAGTCGGGTTTTCGCTGAAGCGGGTTTCCGGAGCTCCGAAATTAAGCTCGCGATACTCAGGCCCTTGCCGCAGCTTTTTCGCTACTCGAGATCGCGTGGGCCGCCGGTTTTTCTATGTAACTTGCCGGAACAAGGCCGCCGGGGAGGGTTTTTCGGGTTCCCGTTTTCCGGCCGCGGAGACGGAGGGGAGGAGGAGAGTTTCAGGAGGATTGGGGAGGTTCTGGTGAGAAGCAAGGGGAGGAACCCGGTGCTGCTTGGCGCGTGTGCTGGCGAGGCGATGCGGCAGTTCGTGGAGGCGGTGGAGAAGCGGAGGGAGGGGGTGCTGCCGGTGGAGCTGGTAGGGTTGAGGATTGTGTCCGGGATTAGGGAAGCGGAGGAGGTGGCGGAGAAGGGCGTGGGGCCAGGAGTGGTGGTGAATTTGGGGGACTTGAAGGGTTTTGTGGCGGAGGAGGAGAATAACGGCGGTGAAGAGGGTGTTCTTGGGGAACTGGGGCGGTTGTTGAAGGTTCATAGTGAGAGGGTATGGTTGATTGGTTTTGCTGGGAGCTATGAGTCTTACTTAAAATTTGTTGGAAGGTTTCCTTTTGTCGAGAAAGATtgggatttgcagcttcttcccATTACTTCTCTTCAATCTTGCCAGAGACCAAGGTCCAG TTTAATGGATTCATTTGTACCATTTGGTGGATTTTTCTCTTCCCCTTCCGATTTGAAAAGTCCACTACCTGGCTGTATTCCCAATCTCAGGCACCGTCAAAACAGCGAAAGGTGTGAACAAGAAGTGCCTGCTCCAAAGGAAAGATTTTCTTCTTTGGCTGTTGAACCATGTCAATCTAACTATCAGCCATGGCTACAGATTGCAGAAATCAATGCAGCAAAAGGATTGAATACTAAG GGATTTTCCGAAGCAAATTCTTGTCCGAATGTTATGGGTTTTCTTTGTActaaagataaaaagaaagatGCTGAAAATCGTGACAGCAAAGTTACAGACAATTCTCCTGTTGAAGTCATCGATCTAAACTCGGAAGTTCCAGCCAATTTGCAAATTCTGTCTACATCACTACCAACCAGTTCTTTTTCTTTGGCCTTCAAGGAAATGCAGGGGAAGCATACTTCGAAACCTATGTTCCAAAAAGCGGAAGATCTCGACTCAGCTGACCTGAGATCATGCAACATCTCCAATTCAAGTGTGTGCGATGGTAGTGAAATGTCTCCAACTTCAGTTAATTCTGTAACCACAGATCTGGGTTTAGGACTATGTTCTTCTCCTACCAGCAATAAATTTAAGAAACCTATTGACGAATATTCAATGGGTCCTCCAAAGCAAATTGGGAGTCAATTTTCTTCCAACTTCAATTTGGCTGATGGGAATATCTTGAAACATATGTCACAGTCTTCTTCCTGCTTAAGTTTCGACCATGTTAGACAAGTTGATGCTAGAAATCCCAAAAGCCTTTTTGAAGTTCTATCGAAGGAGGTAACCTGGCAAGACGAAGCATTACATGCTATCGTCAAAGCAATAGTTTGCAGTTCAACAAAAAGGATTAGACAATGTGGAGCAATTCAACGAGGTGATTTATGGATGAATTTTGTGGGACCTGATAGGCACGGCAAAAAGAAAGTAGCCGTTGCTTTAGCTGAGATTTTGTATGGAAGTCGGGACAGCTTTATTTGTATGGATCTAGGTTCCAAAGAAATGAGAGCATGCAATGCTGTTAAATTTAGGGGGAAGACTACTCTTGATTTTATTGTGGGGGAGTTTTGCAAGAAAACTTTGTCTGTGGTTTTTCTTGAAAATGTAGATAAGGCAGATGGAGTAACTCAAAGCAGTTTGTTGCAAGCCATCAGGACGGGGAAAATAACAGACTCGCACGGACGAGAAATCGGATTAAACAATGCCACATTTGTGACTTCgtttttaaattataaagataGTTTGACCTTAACAGAAGAACCTTCCAACTATCCTGAGGAAAGGATACTAATGGCAAAAAGAGGAGCTATCAAGATCAAAGTTGAACATGCCATTGGAGACATCATATCTAACAGATTGAGAGATGTTATGCCAAAtctaatttttgtaaataaaCGAAAATTGATTGGTGATAATGAATTTCACCACGATCGACATTTAATCTCAGATGTGCCTAAAAGGGCACATATAGCATCAAATTGGCTTTTGGATTTGAATCTTCCAGCTGAAGAGAGTGAATCGCAACAAATGGACATTGAAAATTCCAAACATGTCTCAACTGGGAACAACCAAAACATTTGGTTGCAAGATTTGTGTGATCAAGCTTACCAAACAGTTGTTTTCAAACCTTTCGATTTTGATGCGCTGGAAGATAGAGTGTTAAAAGTAATTAGAAGTAACTTCAACAAGATTCTTGGATCAGAATGTGTCTTACAAATTCAGTCAGAAGTCATTGACCAGTTGCTAGCAGCAGCATATGTCTTGGACCAGGATACAGTGGTGAAGTGGGTGGAGCAAGTTCTGAGCGAAGGATTCCTTGAAGTACAGAGAAGGTGCAACCCCACAGCTAGTTCAATTGTGAAACTTGCTTCATATCAAGATCAAGCTTTAAGTGTATACCTTCCACCAACAATACTTTTGGATTGA
- the LOC112783300 gene encoding protein SMAX1-LIKE 8 isoform X1, which produces MPTPVAAARQCLTPEAARALDEAVSVARRRGHAQTTSLHAISALLSLPSSSLLRDACCRARNSAYSPRLQFKALDLCLSVSLDRSPSSNPSTDPPVSNSLMAAIKRSQANQRRHPDTFHNQLLFQSNHSNNLQQTQQPFSVSSVKVELQHLVISILDDPVVSRVFAEAGFRSSEIKLAILRPLPQLFRYSRSRGPPVFLCNLPEQGRRGGFFGFPFSGRGDGGEEESFRRIGEVLVRSKGRNPVLLGACAGEAMRQFVEAVEKRREGVLPVELVGLRIVSGIREAEEVAEKGVGPGVVVNLGDLKGFVAEEENNGGEEGVLGELGRLLKVHSERVWLIGFAGSYESYLKFVGRFPFVEKDWDLQLLPITSLQSCQRPRSSLMDSFVPFGGFFSSPSDLKSPLPGCIPNLRHRQNSERCEQEVPAPKERFSSLAVEPCQSNYQPWLQIAEINAAKGLNTKTKKDDFLLFDGGKSMPTHKNMDNVYYHLRQGFSEANSCPNVMGFLCTKDKKKDAENRDSKVTDNSPVEVIDLNSEVPANLQILSTSLPTSSFSLAFKEMQGKHTSKPMFQKAEDLDSADLRSCNISNSSVCDGSEMSPTSVNSVTTDLGLGLCSSPTSNKFKKPIDEYSMGPPKQIGSQFSSNFNLADGNILKHMSQSSSCLSFDHVRQVDARNPKSLFEVLSKEVTWQDEALHAIVKAIVCSSTKRIRQCGAIQRGDLWMNFVGPDRHGKKKVAVALAEILYGSRDSFICMDLGSKEMRACNAVKFRGKTTLDFIVGEFCKKTLSVVFLENVDKADGVTQSSLLQAIRTGKITDSHGREIGLNNATFVTSFLNYKDSLTLTEEPSNYPEERILMAKRGAIKIKVEHAIGDIISNRLRDVMPNLIFVNKRKLIGDNEFHHDRHLISDVPKRAHIASNWLLDLNLPAEESESQQMDIENSKHVSTGNNQNIWLQDLCDQAYQTVVFKPFDFDALEDRVLKVIRSNFNKILGSECVLQIQSEVIDQLLAAAYVLDQDTVVKWVEQVLSEGFLEVQRRCNPTASSIVKLASYQDQALSVYLPPTILLD; this is translated from the exons ATGCCAACCCCGGTGGCAGCAGCCCGGCAATGCCTAACACCAGAGGCTGCCCGCGCCCTCGACGAGGCGGTGTCCGTTGCCCGCCGTCGCGGCCACGCCCAAACCACCTCTCTCCACGCCATCTCCGCCCTCCTCTCCCTCCCCTCCTCCTCCCTCCTCCGCGACGCATGCTGCCGCGCCCGCAACTCCGCCTACTCGCCGCGCCTTCAGTTCAAGGCCCTCGACCTCTGCCTCTCCGTGTCCCTCGACCGCTCCCCTTCCTCCAACCCATCCACTGACCCGCCCGTCTCCAACTCCCTCATGGCAGCCATCAAGCGGTCTCAGGCCAATCAGCGCCGACACCCTGACACGTTCCATAACCAACTCTTGTTCCAAAGTAACCACTCTAACAACCTCCAACAAACTCAGCAACCGTTTTCTGTTTCGTCGGTTAAAGTTGAGCTGCAGCATTTGGTGATATCGATTCTTGATGACCCGGTTGTCAGTCGGGTTTTCGCTGAAGCGGGTTTCCGGAGCTCCGAAATTAAGCTCGCGATACTCAGGCCCTTGCCGCAGCTTTTTCGCTACTCGAGATCGCGTGGGCCGCCGGTTTTTCTATGTAACTTGCCGGAACAAGGCCGCCGGGGAGGGTTTTTCGGGTTCCCGTTTTCCGGCCGCGGAGACGGAGGGGAGGAGGAGAGTTTCAGGAGGATTGGGGAGGTTCTGGTGAGAAGCAAGGGGAGGAACCCGGTGCTGCTTGGCGCGTGTGCTGGCGAGGCGATGCGGCAGTTCGTGGAGGCGGTGGAGAAGCGGAGGGAGGGGGTGCTGCCGGTGGAGCTGGTAGGGTTGAGGATTGTGTCCGGGATTAGGGAAGCGGAGGAGGTGGCGGAGAAGGGCGTGGGGCCAGGAGTGGTGGTGAATTTGGGGGACTTGAAGGGTTTTGTGGCGGAGGAGGAGAATAACGGCGGTGAAGAGGGTGTTCTTGGGGAACTGGGGCGGTTGTTGAAGGTTCATAGTGAGAGGGTATGGTTGATTGGTTTTGCTGGGAGCTATGAGTCTTACTTAAAATTTGTTGGAAGGTTTCCTTTTGTCGAGAAAGATtgggatttgcagcttcttcccATTACTTCTCTTCAATCTTGCCAGAGACCAAGGTCCAG TTTAATGGATTCATTTGTACCATTTGGTGGATTTTTCTCTTCCCCTTCCGATTTGAAAAGTCCACTACCTGGCTGTATTCCCAATCTCAGGCACCGTCAAAACAGCGAAAGGTGTGAACAAGAAGTGCCTGCTCCAAAGGAAAGATTTTCTTCTTTGGCTGTTGAACCATGTCAATCTAACTATCAGCCATGGCTACAGATTGCAGAAATCAATGCAGCAAAAGGATTGAATACTAAG ACCAAAAAGGATGATTTTCTTTTATTCGATGGTGGTAAATCCATGCCAACTCATAAGAACATGGATAATGTTTACTATCATCTGCGCCAGGGATTTTCCGAAGCAAATTCTTGTCCGAATGTTATGGGTTTTCTTTGTActaaagataaaaagaaagatGCTGAAAATCGTGACAGCAAAGTTACAGACAATTCTCCTGTTGAAGTCATCGATCTAAACTCGGAAGTTCCAGCCAATTTGCAAATTCTGTCTACATCACTACCAACCAGTTCTTTTTCTTTGGCCTTCAAGGAAATGCAGGGGAAGCATACTTCGAAACCTATGTTCCAAAAAGCGGAAGATCTCGACTCAGCTGACCTGAGATCATGCAACATCTCCAATTCAAGTGTGTGCGATGGTAGTGAAATGTCTCCAACTTCAGTTAATTCTGTAACCACAGATCTGGGTTTAGGACTATGTTCTTCTCCTACCAGCAATAAATTTAAGAAACCTATTGACGAATATTCAATGGGTCCTCCAAAGCAAATTGGGAGTCAATTTTCTTCCAACTTCAATTTGGCTGATGGGAATATCTTGAAACATATGTCACAGTCTTCTTCCTGCTTAAGTTTCGACCATGTTAGACAAGTTGATGCTAGAAATCCCAAAAGCCTTTTTGAAGTTCTATCGAAGGAGGTAACCTGGCAAGACGAAGCATTACATGCTATCGTCAAAGCAATAGTTTGCAGTTCAACAAAAAGGATTAGACAATGTGGAGCAATTCAACGAGGTGATTTATGGATGAATTTTGTGGGACCTGATAGGCACGGCAAAAAGAAAGTAGCCGTTGCTTTAGCTGAGATTTTGTATGGAAGTCGGGACAGCTTTATTTGTATGGATCTAGGTTCCAAAGAAATGAGAGCATGCAATGCTGTTAAATTTAGGGGGAAGACTACTCTTGATTTTATTGTGGGGGAGTTTTGCAAGAAAACTTTGTCTGTGGTTTTTCTTGAAAATGTAGATAAGGCAGATGGAGTAACTCAAAGCAGTTTGTTGCAAGCCATCAGGACGGGGAAAATAACAGACTCGCACGGACGAGAAATCGGATTAAACAATGCCACATTTGTGACTTCgtttttaaattataaagataGTTTGACCTTAACAGAAGAACCTTCCAACTATCCTGAGGAAAGGATACTAATGGCAAAAAGAGGAGCTATCAAGATCAAAGTTGAACATGCCATTGGAGACATCATATCTAACAGATTGAGAGATGTTATGCCAAAtctaatttttgtaaataaaCGAAAATTGATTGGTGATAATGAATTTCACCACGATCGACATTTAATCTCAGATGTGCCTAAAAGGGCACATATAGCATCAAATTGGCTTTTGGATTTGAATCTTCCAGCTGAAGAGAGTGAATCGCAACAAATGGACATTGAAAATTCCAAACATGTCTCAACTGGGAACAACCAAAACATTTGGTTGCAAGATTTGTGTGATCAAGCTTACCAAACAGTTGTTTTCAAACCTTTCGATTTTGATGCGCTGGAAGATAGAGTGTTAAAAGTAATTAGAAGTAACTTCAACAAGATTCTTGGATCAGAATGTGTCTTACAAATTCAGTCAGAAGTCATTGACCAGTTGCTAGCAGCAGCATATGTCTTGGACCAGGATACAGTGGTGAAGTGGGTGGAGCAAGTTCTGAGCGAAGGATTCCTTGAAGTACAGAGAAGGTGCAACCCCACAGCTAGTTCAATTGTGAAACTTGCTTCATATCAAGATCAAGCTTTAAGTGTATACCTTCCACCAACAATACTTTTGGATTGA
- the LOC112783300 gene encoding protein SMAX1-LIKE 8 isoform X2, with amino-acid sequence MPTPVAAARQCLTPEAARALDEAVSVARRRGHAQTTSLHAISALLSLPSSSLLRDACCRARNSAYSPRLQFKALDLCLSVSLDRSPSSNPSTDPPVSNSLMAAIKRSQANQRRHPDTFHNQLLFQSNHSNNLQQTQQPFSVSSVKVELQHLVISILDDPVVSRVFAEAGFRSSEIKLAILRPLPQLFRYSRSRGPPVFLCNLPEQGRRGGFFGFPFSGRGDGGEEESFRRIGEVLVRSKGRNPVLLGACAGEAMRQFVEAVEKRREGVLPVELVGLRIVSGIREAEEVAEKGVGPGVVVNLGDLKGFVAEEENNGGEEGVLGELGRLLKVHSERVWLIGFAGSYESYLKFVGRFPFVEKDWDLQLLPITSLQSCQRPRSSPLPGCIPNLRHRQNSERCEQEVPAPKERFSSLAVEPCQSNYQPWLQIAEINAAKGLNTKTKKDDFLLFDGGKSMPTHKNMDNVYYHLRQGFSEANSCPNVMGFLCTKDKKKDAENRDSKVTDNSPVEVIDLNSEVPANLQILSTSLPTSSFSLAFKEMQGKHTSKPMFQKAEDLDSADLRSCNISNSSVCDGSEMSPTSVNSVTTDLGLGLCSSPTSNKFKKPIDEYSMGPPKQIGSQFSSNFNLADGNILKHMSQSSSCLSFDHVRQVDARNPKSLFEVLSKEVTWQDEALHAIVKAIVCSSTKRIRQCGAIQRGDLWMNFVGPDRHGKKKVAVALAEILYGSRDSFICMDLGSKEMRACNAVKFRGKTTLDFIVGEFCKKTLSVVFLENVDKADGVTQSSLLQAIRTGKITDSHGREIGLNNATFVTSFLNYKDSLTLTEEPSNYPEERILMAKRGAIKIKVEHAIGDIISNRLRDVMPNLIFVNKRKLIGDNEFHHDRHLISDVPKRAHIASNWLLDLNLPAEESESQQMDIENSKHVSTGNNQNIWLQDLCDQAYQTVVFKPFDFDALEDRVLKVIRSNFNKILGSECVLQIQSEVIDQLLAAAYVLDQDTVVKWVEQVLSEGFLEVQRRCNPTASSIVKLASYQDQALSVYLPPTILLD; translated from the exons ATGCCAACCCCGGTGGCAGCAGCCCGGCAATGCCTAACACCAGAGGCTGCCCGCGCCCTCGACGAGGCGGTGTCCGTTGCCCGCCGTCGCGGCCACGCCCAAACCACCTCTCTCCACGCCATCTCCGCCCTCCTCTCCCTCCCCTCCTCCTCCCTCCTCCGCGACGCATGCTGCCGCGCCCGCAACTCCGCCTACTCGCCGCGCCTTCAGTTCAAGGCCCTCGACCTCTGCCTCTCCGTGTCCCTCGACCGCTCCCCTTCCTCCAACCCATCCACTGACCCGCCCGTCTCCAACTCCCTCATGGCAGCCATCAAGCGGTCTCAGGCCAATCAGCGCCGACACCCTGACACGTTCCATAACCAACTCTTGTTCCAAAGTAACCACTCTAACAACCTCCAACAAACTCAGCAACCGTTTTCTGTTTCGTCGGTTAAAGTTGAGCTGCAGCATTTGGTGATATCGATTCTTGATGACCCGGTTGTCAGTCGGGTTTTCGCTGAAGCGGGTTTCCGGAGCTCCGAAATTAAGCTCGCGATACTCAGGCCCTTGCCGCAGCTTTTTCGCTACTCGAGATCGCGTGGGCCGCCGGTTTTTCTATGTAACTTGCCGGAACAAGGCCGCCGGGGAGGGTTTTTCGGGTTCCCGTTTTCCGGCCGCGGAGACGGAGGGGAGGAGGAGAGTTTCAGGAGGATTGGGGAGGTTCTGGTGAGAAGCAAGGGGAGGAACCCGGTGCTGCTTGGCGCGTGTGCTGGCGAGGCGATGCGGCAGTTCGTGGAGGCGGTGGAGAAGCGGAGGGAGGGGGTGCTGCCGGTGGAGCTGGTAGGGTTGAGGATTGTGTCCGGGATTAGGGAAGCGGAGGAGGTGGCGGAGAAGGGCGTGGGGCCAGGAGTGGTGGTGAATTTGGGGGACTTGAAGGGTTTTGTGGCGGAGGAGGAGAATAACGGCGGTGAAGAGGGTGTTCTTGGGGAACTGGGGCGGTTGTTGAAGGTTCATAGTGAGAGGGTATGGTTGATTGGTTTTGCTGGGAGCTATGAGTCTTACTTAAAATTTGTTGGAAGGTTTCCTTTTGTCGAGAAAGATtgggatttgcagcttcttcccATTACTTCTCTTCAATCTTGCCAGAGACCAAGGTCCAG TCCACTACCTGGCTGTATTCCCAATCTCAGGCACCGTCAAAACAGCGAAAGGTGTGAACAAGAAGTGCCTGCTCCAAAGGAAAGATTTTCTTCTTTGGCTGTTGAACCATGTCAATCTAACTATCAGCCATGGCTACAGATTGCAGAAATCAATGCAGCAAAAGGATTGAATACTAAG ACCAAAAAGGATGATTTTCTTTTATTCGATGGTGGTAAATCCATGCCAACTCATAAGAACATGGATAATGTTTACTATCATCTGCGCCAGGGATTTTCCGAAGCAAATTCTTGTCCGAATGTTATGGGTTTTCTTTGTActaaagataaaaagaaagatGCTGAAAATCGTGACAGCAAAGTTACAGACAATTCTCCTGTTGAAGTCATCGATCTAAACTCGGAAGTTCCAGCCAATTTGCAAATTCTGTCTACATCACTACCAACCAGTTCTTTTTCTTTGGCCTTCAAGGAAATGCAGGGGAAGCATACTTCGAAACCTATGTTCCAAAAAGCGGAAGATCTCGACTCAGCTGACCTGAGATCATGCAACATCTCCAATTCAAGTGTGTGCGATGGTAGTGAAATGTCTCCAACTTCAGTTAATTCTGTAACCACAGATCTGGGTTTAGGACTATGTTCTTCTCCTACCAGCAATAAATTTAAGAAACCTATTGACGAATATTCAATGGGTCCTCCAAAGCAAATTGGGAGTCAATTTTCTTCCAACTTCAATTTGGCTGATGGGAATATCTTGAAACATATGTCACAGTCTTCTTCCTGCTTAAGTTTCGACCATGTTAGACAAGTTGATGCTAGAAATCCCAAAAGCCTTTTTGAAGTTCTATCGAAGGAGGTAACCTGGCAAGACGAAGCATTACATGCTATCGTCAAAGCAATAGTTTGCAGTTCAACAAAAAGGATTAGACAATGTGGAGCAATTCAACGAGGTGATTTATGGATGAATTTTGTGGGACCTGATAGGCACGGCAAAAAGAAAGTAGCCGTTGCTTTAGCTGAGATTTTGTATGGAAGTCGGGACAGCTTTATTTGTATGGATCTAGGTTCCAAAGAAATGAGAGCATGCAATGCTGTTAAATTTAGGGGGAAGACTACTCTTGATTTTATTGTGGGGGAGTTTTGCAAGAAAACTTTGTCTGTGGTTTTTCTTGAAAATGTAGATAAGGCAGATGGAGTAACTCAAAGCAGTTTGTTGCAAGCCATCAGGACGGGGAAAATAACAGACTCGCACGGACGAGAAATCGGATTAAACAATGCCACATTTGTGACTTCgtttttaaattataaagataGTTTGACCTTAACAGAAGAACCTTCCAACTATCCTGAGGAAAGGATACTAATGGCAAAAAGAGGAGCTATCAAGATCAAAGTTGAACATGCCATTGGAGACATCATATCTAACAGATTGAGAGATGTTATGCCAAAtctaatttttgtaaataaaCGAAAATTGATTGGTGATAATGAATTTCACCACGATCGACATTTAATCTCAGATGTGCCTAAAAGGGCACATATAGCATCAAATTGGCTTTTGGATTTGAATCTTCCAGCTGAAGAGAGTGAATCGCAACAAATGGACATTGAAAATTCCAAACATGTCTCAACTGGGAACAACCAAAACATTTGGTTGCAAGATTTGTGTGATCAAGCTTACCAAACAGTTGTTTTCAAACCTTTCGATTTTGATGCGCTGGAAGATAGAGTGTTAAAAGTAATTAGAAGTAACTTCAACAAGATTCTTGGATCAGAATGTGTCTTACAAATTCAGTCAGAAGTCATTGACCAGTTGCTAGCAGCAGCATATGTCTTGGACCAGGATACAGTGGTGAAGTGGGTGGAGCAAGTTCTGAGCGAAGGATTCCTTGAAGTACAGAGAAGGTGCAACCCCACAGCTAGTTCAATTGTGAAACTTGCTTCATATCAAGATCAAGCTTTAAGTGTATACCTTCCACCAACAATACTTTTGGATTGA